In Lacibacter sp. H375, one DNA window encodes the following:
- a CDS encoding methionine aminotransferase encodes MQIKSKLPNVGTTIFTVMSALATEHKAVNLGQGFPDYPMSEELTAKVAEAMKNGHNQYAPMPGLIGLRESIAEKVEFLYKTKVNPDTEITITPGGTYAIYSSLTTILQHGDEVILFEPAYDSYIPNIEINGAKAVPLPLTYPDYKIDWELVRASITAKTKAILINSPHNPTGSVLDKNDIAELKSVVANTNIFIVSDEVYEHLIYDDLPHESMLKYPELFERSFVNFSFGKTYHCTGWKLGYCIAPAAFTKEFRKVHQFNCFSCFTPAQVALAEYLKNKDAYLSLPRFMQQKRDYFIELMKQTKFDLLNTSGSYFVCASYGRISDEADKDLAIRLTKEAGVATIPLSAFYHNHKDDKVVRFCFSKQNRTLQQAVERLMKI; translated from the coding sequence ATGCAGATCAAAAGCAAACTTCCCAATGTTGGCACTACCATTTTTACTGTGATGAGTGCATTGGCAACAGAACACAAGGCTGTGAATCTCGGACAGGGATTCCCTGATTATCCCATGAGTGAAGAGTTGACAGCTAAAGTTGCTGAAGCAATGAAGAACGGGCATAATCAATATGCACCAATGCCAGGGTTGATTGGTTTGCGGGAGAGCATTGCAGAAAAAGTTGAGTTCTTATATAAAACAAAAGTGAATCCAGATACGGAGATTACCATTACTCCCGGTGGTACCTATGCTATTTACTCATCGTTAACCACCATATTGCAACACGGCGATGAGGTGATTTTGTTTGAGCCAGCTTACGACAGTTATATTCCAAACATCGAGATCAATGGAGCAAAAGCAGTTCCGCTTCCACTAACTTATCCTGATTATAAAATTGATTGGGAGTTGGTGCGTGCATCCATTACCGCAAAAACAAAAGCAATTCTCATCAACTCGCCGCATAACCCAACCGGAAGTGTGTTAGATAAAAATGATATTGCCGAATTAAAATCTGTTGTTGCCAATACCAATATTTTTATTGTAAGTGATGAGGTGTATGAACATTTGATCTATGATGACCTTCCACATGAAAGCATGTTGAAATATCCTGAGTTATTTGAACGCAGCTTTGTAAACTTTTCATTTGGTAAAACATACCACTGCACGGGTTGGAAGCTGGGCTACTGTATTGCACCTGCTGCTTTTACAAAAGAGTTCAGGAAAGTACACCAGTTTAATTGCTTCAGTTGCTTTACTCCTGCACAGGTTGCATTGGCCGAATATCTGAAGAATAAAGATGCTTATTTATCACTACCACGTTTCATGCAACAGAAGCGTGATTATTTTATTGAGCTGATGAAGCAGACGAAGTTTGATTTGCTGAATACAAGCGGCAGTTATTTTGTTTGTGCAAGCTATGGCCGCATAAGTGATGAAGCGGATAAAGATTTGGCAATTCGATTAACAAAAGAAGCGGGTGTTGCCACCATTCCACTCTCTGCTTTTTATCATAATCACAAAGATGATAAAGTGGTGCGTTTTTGTTTCAGTAAACAAAACAGAACATTACAACAGGCAGTTGAGCGATTGATGAAGATATGA
- a CDS encoding Gfo/Idh/MocA family protein, translating to MNARRKFLQQSTLLAAGGLLIPAFESNAFSIFKSNVSPSDQVNIGAIGIKGMGWANVMAALKIPGVNLVAVCDVDRPVIDKRLDELSKKNVNISNIKIYGDYRKMLEQKDVDAVIIGTPDHWHALMMIHACEAGKDVYVEKPVGNSIVECTRMVAAQKRYNKIVQAGQWQRSQQHFKDAVDFVHSGQLGNIRTAKVWCYQGWMKPGPVVPDSAPPEGVDYKQWLGPAKIRPFNSSRFHFNFRWFWDYAGGLMTDWGVHLLDYALIGMKADLPISIAGLGGKFAYPDLYEETPDTLTTLYEFDKFNMVWDSAMGIDNGSYGRDHGIAFIGNNGTLILNRGGWEVIEERQSKNKVIMPFQKSSDNGLDKHFVNFIAAVKSRKAEDLNCSIQAGAHVATVAQMGNISFRSGKKLLWNKAKGAFTDEAINKQYLLKEYHNGYQLPKV from the coding sequence ATGAATGCACGCCGAAAGTTTCTGCAACAATCTACCCTTCTTGCAGCAGGAGGTTTACTGATTCCTGCGTTTGAATCCAACGCATTTTCAATTTTCAAGAGTAATGTTTCTCCTTCCGACCAGGTAAACATTGGCGCTATTGGTATTAAAGGAATGGGATGGGCCAACGTAATGGCTGCATTAAAAATTCCCGGAGTAAATCTTGTTGCCGTTTGCGATGTTGACAGGCCTGTTATCGATAAACGGCTTGATGAACTGAGCAAAAAAAATGTAAATATTTCCAACATAAAAATATATGGTGATTACCGGAAGATGCTTGAGCAGAAGGATGTTGATGCGGTCATAATCGGTACACCGGATCACTGGCATGCACTCATGATGATTCATGCATGCGAAGCCGGAAAAGATGTGTATGTTGAAAAGCCGGTTGGCAATTCAATTGTTGAATGTACCAGAATGGTGGCGGCTCAAAAACGTTATAACAAAATTGTACAGGCAGGGCAATGGCAACGTAGTCAGCAACATTTTAAAGATGCTGTTGATTTTGTACACAGCGGACAGTTGGGAAATATCCGTACAGCGAAAGTGTGGTGTTACCAGGGATGGATGAAACCAGGCCCGGTTGTTCCTGATTCTGCACCGCCTGAAGGTGTAGATTATAAACAGTGGCTTGGTCCTGCTAAAATAAGACCGTTTAACAGCAGCCGCTTTCATTTTAATTTCAGATGGTTTTGGGATTATGCAGGAGGATTGATGACCGACTGGGGTGTGCACTTGTTAGACTATGCATTGATCGGCATGAAAGCAGATCTGCCGATCAGCATTGCAGGACTTGGCGGAAAATTTGCCTACCCCGATTTGTATGAAGAAACCCCTGATACATTAACTACGCTGTATGAATTTGATAAATTCAACATGGTGTGGGATTCTGCTATGGGTATTGATAACGGATCTTACGGAAGAGATCATGGCATTGCTTTTATCGGCAATAATGGAACACTTATTTTAAATCGTGGTGGTTGGGAAGTAATTGAAGAAAGACAAAGTAAAAATAAAGTGATCATGCCTTTCCAAAAATCTTCAGATAACGGACTTGATAAACATTTTGTGAATTTTATTGCGGCCGTAAAGTCACGCAAGGCGGAGGATTTAAACTGTTCGATACAGGCGGGGGCGCATGTAGCTACCGTAGCACAAATGGGAAATATTTCGTTCCGTAGCGGAAAAAAATTATTGTGGAATAAAGCCAAAGGGGCGTTTACTGATGAAGCAATAAATAAACAATACTTATTGAAGGAATATCATAACGGCTATCAACTTCCGAAAGTTTAG
- a CDS encoding RNA polymerase sigma factor, with protein sequence MTNSNRNIPADKELVQQVLDGNLPAYGQLIRQTERLVAQIVFKMISNVEDRKDIVQDIYLKIHSKLPSFNFQSKLTTWVAQVSYNTCLDYLRKKKLLLPGDGTEVNETENDGWFANKFFAGSPAVAVDSMIHKKNLAVILKTAISKLPPVYNTLISLYHQEEMSYEEIGQITGLPDGTVKNYLFRARKMLKNELLITYKKDDL encoded by the coding sequence GTGACTAACAGCAACAGGAATATTCCGGCAGATAAGGAACTGGTACAGCAGGTGCTGGATGGCAATCTGCCTGCTTATGGCCAGCTTATCCGGCAAACGGAAAGGCTGGTAGCACAGATCGTATTTAAAATGATCAGCAACGTTGAAGACCGAAAAGACATTGTCCAGGATATTTATTTGAAAATCCACAGTAAACTTCCTTCCTTCAACTTTCAATCGAAACTTACTACCTGGGTTGCACAGGTGAGTTACAACACCTGTCTTGATTATTTGCGAAAGAAAAAACTTCTCCTCCCGGGCGATGGAACCGAAGTAAATGAAACCGAAAATGACGGATGGTTTGCCAATAAATTTTTTGCCGGTTCTCCAGCGGTTGCTGTTGATTCAATGATTCACAAAAAAAACTTAGCAGTTATTTTAAAAACAGCCATCAGCAAACTGCCTCCAGTGTATAATACCCTCATCAGTTTATATCATCAGGAAGAAATGAGTTATGAGGAGATCGGGCAAATAACCGGTTTGCCGGATGGAACAGTAAAAAACTACCTGTTCCGTGCAAGAAAAATGCTGAAGAATGAACTTTTAATTACTTATAAAAAAGATGATTTATGA
- a CDS encoding MmcQ/YjbR family DNA-binding protein: protein MNIETIRDYCLSKPDAEETLPFGPDVIVFKVNNKAFLLLPLDTEELRFNVKCDPDLAIELREQYNCVLPGWHMNKKHWNTIFVDGTVPSKLIREWIDHSYELVKGKKKTK, encoded by the coding sequence ATGAATATTGAAACCATTCGTGATTACTGCCTGTCGAAACCCGATGCTGAAGAAACCCTTCCGTTTGGCCCGGATGTGATTGTATTTAAAGTAAACAACAAAGCATTTCTATTGCTTCCGCTCGATACAGAAGAACTCCGCTTCAATGTAAAATGCGATCCTGACCTGGCCATTGAATTAAGGGAGCAATACAATTGCGTATTACCAGGTTGGCACATGAACAAGAAACACTGGAACACCATTTTTGTTGATGGCACTGTTCCGTCAAAACTTATTCGTGAATGGATCGATCATTCGTATGAATTGGTGAAGGGGAAGAAGAAAACCAAGTAA
- a CDS encoding pyridoxal phosphate-dependent aminotransferase, translating to MKLSHLAETLIGSEIVKLGNQIKERMRQGEHIYNFTIGDFDSSVFPIPKELEDEIIDAYKHHFTTYPAAEGILDLRQSVSQFLKEREGLDYGVNEIQIASGGRPLIYAIFRAIVDKGDKVIYAAPSWNNNHYAHFTEAEHVLIEATVENNFMPTANDIKPHIKGATLLCLCTPQNPTGTMFPKEELEKICDMILEENRSRAEGAKKLFLMFDQMYWTLTFGGNEHYNPVTLRPEMKEITVFVDGISKVFAATGVRVGWSVGPELIISKLKAILSHVGAWAPMAEQKATAKYLLQRENIDRYLVHFKEEISYRLTEISKGLLQLKSEGFAVDVVAPQGAIYLTIKIDLVGKKKADGNVLQTQADVTQYLLDEAKLAIVPFTAFGASKTSPWYRLSVGTCRKEEIPEFLGKLKEAMQKLS from the coding sequence ATGAAGCTATCTCATCTCGCCGAAACATTAATAGGTTCTGAAATTGTAAAACTGGGTAACCAGATCAAAGAACGTATGCGCCAAGGCGAACACATTTACAATTTCACCATTGGTGATTTCGACAGCAGTGTATTTCCTATACCTAAGGAACTGGAAGATGAAATTATTGATGCTTATAAACATCACTTTACTACTTACCCTGCAGCTGAAGGAATTCTGGATTTGCGGCAAAGTGTCTCGCAATTTTTAAAAGAGCGTGAAGGATTAGATTATGGGGTGAATGAAATTCAAATTGCTTCAGGTGGTCGTCCACTTATCTATGCAATTTTTCGTGCCATTGTTGACAAGGGTGATAAAGTAATTTATGCAGCACCTTCCTGGAATAATAATCACTACGCACATTTTACAGAAGCAGAGCATGTGTTGATCGAAGCAACTGTTGAGAATAATTTCATGCCGACAGCCAACGATATCAAGCCACATATTAAAGGCGCTACCCTGCTGTGTTTGTGTACACCGCAAAATCCAACAGGTACAATGTTCCCGAAAGAAGAACTGGAAAAGATCTGTGATATGATTTTGGAGGAGAACAGATCAAGAGCAGAAGGCGCAAAGAAATTATTCCTGATGTTCGATCAAATGTATTGGACATTGACATTTGGCGGAAACGAACATTACAATCCCGTTACACTCCGTCCGGAGATGAAAGAGATCACCGTGTTTGTAGATGGTATCAGCAAAGTGTTTGCAGCAACCGGCGTTCGTGTCGGCTGGTCTGTTGGTCCTGAGTTGATCATTTCAAAGCTCAAGGCTATACTTTCACATGTTGGTGCGTGGGCACCAATGGCTGAACAGAAAGCAACAGCAAAATATTTATTACAGAGAGAAAATATTGATCGTTACCTCGTCCATTTTAAAGAGGAGATCAGCTACCGGCTCACTGAAATTTCGAAAGGTCTGTTGCAGTTAAAGAGCGAAGGATTTGCTGTTGATGTGGTTGCTCCGCAGGGCGCTATTTATCTCACCATAAAAATTGATCTTGTTGGAAAGAAAAAAGCTGATGGCAATGTATTACAGACACAGGCAGATGTAACACAATATTTATTGGACGAAGCAAAGCTGGCAATTGTTCCCTTCACTGCATTTGGTGCAAGTAAAACTTCTCCTTGGTATCGCTTGAGTGTTGGTACCTGTCGTAAAGAAGAGATCCCCGAATTTTTAGGCAAGCTGAAAGAGGCGATGCAAAAACTTAGCTAA
- a CDS encoding trypsin-like peptidase domain-containing protein — protein MPSTVEIVDSFKDTIIQIATQTGTGTGFYLRKYDLIVTNNHVVDTNTEVTIAGKQFEKELSRVWYTDRKHDLAFLQAPPQVQLPEIKLGEYARMKDGDPVIAIGHPYGLNYTATQGVISKVDRVREGLKYIQIDAAINPGNSGGPLVNMNGEVIGVNTFIIRGGDNLGFALPEQYLRTALDIYAPYKGKPSTRCHACEFLVLPENIDNGKYCPSCGSEVKLPELPTEEYEPVGVSKTIENILRALGKDIKLAREGVNIWSVKEGSAKIVIRYNPENYFIASDAYLCLLPSDGTKIKPLYQYLLQENYHNKGLVLSCQNQNIVLSRIIYDLDLSHENGELQFRELFQKADAYDDILKKEHGCLDRMEE, from the coding sequence ATGCCATCAACGGTCGAGATAGTTGATTCCTTCAAGGATACCATCATACAAATTGCCACACAAACAGGTACAGGCACTGGTTTTTACCTGCGCAAGTATGATCTTATTGTCACCAACAATCATGTAGTTGACACAAATACTGAGGTAACCATTGCGGGCAAACAATTTGAAAAAGAATTAAGTCGTGTGTGGTATACCGATCGTAAACATGATCTTGCTTTTTTGCAGGCACCGCCACAAGTACAGTTGCCTGAAATAAAACTGGGCGAATATGCACGAATGAAAGATGGAGATCCGGTGATCGCAATTGGTCATCCGTACGGATTAAATTATACAGCAACTCAAGGTGTGATCTCGAAAGTTGATCGTGTGCGGGAAGGATTAAAGTACATACAAATTGATGCAGCGATTAATCCCGGTAACAGCGGTGGACCATTGGTGAACATGAATGGAGAAGTAATTGGTGTAAACACATTCATCATACGTGGAGGCGATAATCTTGGTTTCGCATTGCCTGAACAATACCTGCGAACGGCGCTGGATATTTATGCGCCTTATAAAGGCAAACCTTCTACCCGTTGTCATGCCTGTGAGTTTTTGGTATTGCCAGAGAATATTGACAATGGAAAATATTGTCCTTCATGCGGCAGCGAAGTAAAACTTCCCGAATTGCCAACAGAAGAGTACGAACCCGTTGGTGTGAGTAAGACTATCGAAAATATTCTGAGAGCGTTAGGTAAGGATATTAAACTTGCACGGGAGGGAGTAAACATCTGGAGCGTAAAAGAAGGGAGTGCAAAAATTGTTATCCGTTATAATCCTGAAAATTATTTTATTGCCAGCGATGCTTATCTCTGCCTGCTGCCATCGGATGGGACGAAGATAAAACCGCTGTATCAATATTTATTGCAGGAAAATTATCACAACAAGGGCCTGGTGCTGAGTTGCCAAAACCAGAATATTGTGTTGAGTCGTATTATCTATGACCTTGATCTTTCACATGAAAATGGAGAGCTGCAGTTTCGTGAGTTATTTCAGAAAGCCGATGCATATGATGATATTCTAAAAAAAGAACATGGTTGTTTGGATCGTATGGAAGAATAA
- the dnaN gene encoding DNA polymerase III subunit beta, with amino-acid sequence MKFIVSSSALLKQLQQINGVINANTVLPILEDFLFEINKNKLTVVATDLETVMKIHMDIEAKDNGRVCIPARILMDTLKNLPDQPLTFNIDKNFGIEITSDSGKYKVMGENPDNFPKEPVADDTTSFTTTSSALVTAINKTLFAVSNDDLRPAMTGVYFELDKKGLTFVATDAHRLVRYKRTDVSCPKSENFIVPKKPLNLLKTALPDNEDEITLSYNSNHLFVVHGTTELVCRLIDARFPDYKVVIPADNPYSMIAGRNELAGALRRVSVFSNKSTNQVVLSIGGSSLQLAAQDVDFSFEGNERMKCQYDGEDMQIAFNAKFLVEMLNAVETDEVKMELSTPTKAGLIKPTEQNEGEDVLMLVMPLMLNQ; translated from the coding sequence ATGAAGTTTATCGTTTCGTCATCGGCTTTACTGAAACAACTGCAGCAGATCAATGGTGTAATTAATGCCAACACCGTATTACCCATTCTGGAAGATTTTTTATTTGAGATCAACAAGAACAAGCTCACCGTGGTTGCTACCGATCTGGAAACTGTGATGAAGATCCACATGGATATTGAAGCCAAAGACAATGGCCGGGTGTGTATTCCTGCACGTATCCTGATGGATACCTTAAAGAATTTACCTGATCAACCACTCACCTTTAATATTGATAAGAACTTTGGTATTGAAATTACCAGCGACAGTGGTAAGTATAAAGTAATGGGCGAAAACCCAGACAATTTCCCGAAAGAACCTGTGGCTGATGATACTACTTCATTCACCACTACTTCTTCAGCATTGGTTACTGCCATCAACAAAACATTGTTTGCGGTGAGTAATGATGATCTGCGTCCTGCAATGACGGGTGTGTATTTCGAACTCGATAAAAAAGGATTGACCTTTGTTGCAACAGATGCACATCGTTTGGTACGTTACAAGCGTACTGATGTAAGTTGCCCGAAGAGTGAAAACTTCATCGTTCCAAAAAAACCATTGAACTTATTAAAAACAGCATTGCCTGATAATGAAGATGAGATCACACTCTCTTACAACAGCAACCACCTGTTTGTTGTTCATGGTACAACTGAACTTGTCTGCCGCTTGATCGATGCTCGTTTCCCTGATTATAAAGTAGTGATCCCTGCAGATAATCCTTACAGCATGATCGCAGGACGCAACGAATTGGCTGGTGCATTACGACGTGTAAGCGTGTTCAGTAACAAGAGTACTAACCAGGTGGTGTTGAGCATTGGCGGAAGTTCATTGCAGTTAGCTGCACAGGATGTTGATTTTAGTTTTGAAGGTAATGAGCGTATGAAATGCCAATACGATGGTGAGGATATGCAAATTGCTTTCAATGCAAAATTCTTAGTGGAGATGCTGAACGCTGTTGAAACAGACGAAGTAAAAATGGAATTGAGTACGCCGACAAAAGCCGGCCTCATTAAACCAACAGAACAAAACGAAGGTGAAGATGTGTTGATGCTGGTAATGCCGCTTATGTTGAATCAATAA
- a CDS encoding putative signal transducing protein codes for MSYTILNTYDNYIDANLHMMQLQEEGINCWLKDENTVTIDPLLTNAIGGIKLMVHETQKDRATDLLRTIVNKAKENRACPYCGSLNVEYIFSNRKTSNWFSAIFTYLLGGYALASEKMYHCFDCEKEFSEVKEKPSDALV; via the coding sequence ATGAGCTACACCATCCTCAACACATACGATAACTACATCGACGCCAACCTTCACATGATGCAACTACAGGAAGAAGGCATCAACTGCTGGCTCAAAGATGAAAACACAGTTACCATCGATCCGCTGTTGACCAATGCCATTGGCGGTATTAAGCTCATGGTGCATGAAACACAAAAGGACCGGGCAACAGATCTGCTGCGTACCATCGTCAACAAAGCAAAAGAGAACCGGGCCTGCCCTTACTGCGGATCATTGAATGTGGAGTATATTTTCAGCAACCGGAAAACGTCTAATTGGTTCAGCGCCATTTTTACTTATCTGTTAGGAGGCTATGCTCTGGCTTCTGAAAAAATGTATCATTGTTTTGATTGCGAAAAAGAGTTTTCTGAAGTGAAAGAAAAACCGTCTGACGCCCTCGTCTGA
- a CDS encoding sterol desaturase family protein — protein MWNDILNHFQTLEHRPLERMAILVGGLLLFWIIEGAIPLFPLRYKKTKLRHAGVNFVFTVIHLIIHTFLAILIIKLSDWCASAEFGLVYWTNANILVTIFIGVLALDFSSWLVHLVMHKVPLLWRFHLIHHSDTNVDVTTGLRHHPGDSLLRGIFFLLLIFISGAPMYSVMIYQTLVVLATAFTHANIRLPVKLDKALSYILISPNMHKVHHHWKQPYTDSNYGAVFSIWDRLLGTFTSLDIKDVRYGLDRYYPEEKDENVMELLKKPFGKLEK, from the coding sequence ATGTGGAACGACATCCTGAACCACTTTCAAACACTTGAACATCGTCCGCTCGAACGGATGGCGATACTTGTGGGTGGTCTTTTACTTTTCTGGATCATTGAAGGGGCTATCCCTTTGTTTCCGCTCCGTTACAAGAAAACAAAATTGCGCCATGCAGGTGTAAACTTTGTGTTCACCGTTATCCATCTCATCATTCATACATTCCTGGCAATACTCATTATCAAGTTATCAGATTGGTGTGCGTCAGCTGAATTTGGTCTCGTATACTGGACAAATGCCAACATACTTGTTACCATTTTTATTGGTGTGCTTGCTCTCGATTTCAGCAGCTGGTTGGTGCATCTCGTAATGCATAAAGTGCCTTTGCTCTGGCGTTTTCATCTTATTCATCACAGCGATACCAATGTGGATGTAACAACAGGTCTTCGTCATCATCCCGGCGATAGCTTGTTGAGAGGTATCTTTTTTCTGCTGCTCATCTTTATTTCGGGCGCACCGATGTACAGCGTAATGATCTATCAAACGCTGGTTGTGCTGGCAACTGCATTTACACATGCCAACATCCGTCTGCCGGTAAAACTTGATAAAGCACTCAGTTATATTCTCATTTCACCCAATATGCACAAAGTGCATCATCACTGGAAACAGCCTTATACCGATAGTAATTATGGTGCTGTTTTCTCTATTTGGGATCGCCTGCTTGGTACCTTCACCAGTCTTGATATAAAGGATGTGCGTTATGGCCTCGACCGGTATTATCCTGAAGAGAAAGACGAAAATGTAATGGAGCTGCTGAAAAAGCCCTTTGGCAAACTGGAAAAATAG
- a CDS encoding PadR family transcriptional regulator, with protein sequence MNIENTQSQMRKGVLEFCILSVIQRGEVYPSDIIEEMKKANLNILEGTLYPLLTRLKNADLLTYRWVESSSGPPRKYFALTEKGAAFYKELEQTWNEMSSSVEAVTKKNGRANAVVTGESVQVHPPSAESPL encoded by the coding sequence ATGAATATCGAGAACACACAAAGCCAGATGCGCAAGGGAGTCCTGGAGTTTTGCATTCTCTCCGTTATCCAACGGGGCGAAGTGTACCCCAGTGATATTATTGAGGAAATGAAAAAGGCAAACCTTAACATCCTCGAAGGAACCCTGTATCCACTACTTACCCGATTGAAAAATGCCGACCTGCTAACTTACCGCTGGGTTGAAAGCAGCAGCGGCCCGCCACGAAAATATTTTGCACTAACAGAAAAAGGAGCAGCCTTTTACAAAGAACTGGAACAAACATGGAACGAAATGTCCAGTTCGGTTGAAGCCGTAACCAAGAAGAACGGCCGAGCCAATGCCGTTGTAACCGGTGAAAGCGTTCAGGTTCATCCTCCATCTGCTGAAAGCCCACTTTAA